The genomic DNA AGGCACACGTATGGCATCAGTGCAAGTATTATTGAGGGAAGATGTTGAGCATCTGGGACGACGTGGCGAGATTGTGCGGGTCAAAGCCGGTTACGCGCGCAATTTTTTGTTACCTCGCGGGCTGGCGATGATCGCTACGCCGGGCAATATGAAGGCGATTGAGCAAGAACGGGCACTGTTAGCTCGACGGGAGGCGAAAGAACGAATTGCCGCTCAATCGCTCGCCGAGAAGCTGGCCGGCATTTCATTGGAGTTTGAACGTAAAGCCAGCGAGCAAGGCGTGTTCTACGGCTCCGTCACCGCGCACGATGTTGCGCAGGCGCTCGCTGAACGCGGATTTGAAGTGGAGCGGCGCCACATTCGTCTGGACGCGCTGATCAAGCAGCCGGGGCATTATACCGTCTCTGTCAAACTCTACCGCGATGTTCATGTTCAACTCCCATTAACGGTCAAAGCTGAAGGCGCTGTGGATGAATCCGAGCCTGCCGCGATGGACTCGGCTACTACGGAGGAAGCTCCGCCAGCAGAAACCGCCACGGACACATAACCAGTCACGCGAAACTCGAACTGGCCTCATAAAGAGAAGACATGAGCTGGCGTATCGGGCACGCCTTTATGCGCGTTCCAAAAGACCGACGCTATTATGAGACCGCTCCTAATCAATCTGGCTCATGTTCTGTATTGACACGGGAGTCAATGCGACTTGCCCGTGTCAATATACTTTGAGGGATGAGTCTATAGCAGCGTTAGCCGCGCACGCGCTGCACGCCATTGGGCAGCTTTTGTGTAAAGAGCTCGTCCGGCAGTGA from Blastocatellia bacterium includes the following:
- the rplI gene encoding 50S ribosomal protein L9; its protein translation is MASVQVLLREDVEHLGRRGEIVRVKAGYARNFLLPRGLAMIATPGNMKAIEQERALLARREAKERIAAQSLAEKLAGISLEFERKASEQGVFYGSVTAHDVAQALAERGFEVERRHIRLDALIKQPGHYTVSVKLYRDVHVQLPLTVKAEGAVDESEPAAMDSATTEEAPPAETATDT